GCCACGCGAACAGCGCCATCGCGAGCGTCACGCCGAGGAAGCCGCCGTGAAACGACATCCCGCCTTCCCACACCTTGAACACATCGAGCGGATGCGAGAAGTAGAAGTCGGCCTTGTAGAACAGCACGTAGCCGAGCCGACCGCCGAGCACGGTGCCGAGCACGCCGTAAAACATCATGTCGTCGATGTCCTTCGCGGTCCAGCCCTGCGCCGCGACGTGCGGCAGCTTCAGGCGGATCCGGCCGACGACGATCGCCGCGATGAAACCGACGAGATACATGAGGCCATACCAGCGCACGGCCAGCGGCCCGAGATGGATCGCTACGGGGTCGAAATTCGGGTGAATGATCATGGATTAGCGATGAAGTTTTCGAATGCGGTACGGCGCTCGCACTGGCGCCGCACCGCGCATTGGACGGCGCCGGCGCGCCATCGTTCGCATCATGCGGCGAGACCGTGCTCGCGCACGACGTCGATGAAGCCGGCGAGCACCGGGCTGACATCGCCCGTGCGCCACACGAGGCCCGTCTCGACGACCGGCGCGTCGCCGGCGAGCGGCCGGTAGACCACGCCGGTGCGCCGCAGGTTACGCAACGACTGCGGCACCAGTGCGACGCCCATGCCGGCCGACACGAGGCTGACGATCGTCTGCATCTGGATCGCTTCCTGGCCGATGCGCGGGGTTGCCCCCGCCGCGCCGTAGCAGCCCGTAATGATGTCATAAAAGCCGGGCGCCAAACGGCGCGGGAAGATGACGAGCGGCAGCGCGGCCAGCTCGGCCAGATGCACCGGCTCGTCTTCAGACACGCCGGGCGCCGCGGCCGCCGGCATCGCGACCACCAGCGGCTCGCGCACGACCGGCAGGTACGATAGCGCGGCCGCGTGGCGCGGCGGCACCGGCGGAATCACGAGTCCCGCGTCGATGCGGCCCGCGACGAGTTCGTCGATCTGGACGTCGCTCGTCGCCTCCGCGAGTTGCAGCCGCACCTGCGGATAGCGTGCGCCGAACGCGCGCAGCAGCGACGGCAGCAGCCCGTAGTCGGCGGTCGACACGAACGCGAGCGACAGCGAACCGGCTTCGCCGCGTGCGAGACGCCGCGCGAGCGGCGGCAGCGCGTCGGCCGCCGCGAGCAGCCGGCGCACGTCAGGCAGCAGCGCCGCACCGACCGCCGTCAGCGCGACCGAGCGCTTGGTACGCGCGAACAGTGCGACGCCGAGCGCGTCCTCCAGCGCCCGAATCGCTTGCGACAGCGGCGGCTGCGTCATCGACAGGCGCTCGGCCGCACGGCCGAAATGGCGCTCGTCGGCAACGGTCGCGAAATAGCGCCACTGGCGCAGATCGGGTGTCGGGTCGGCCATGTCTCACTCATTCGAAGAATGACTTAATAGAGGACAAATAATATATTGGACATCCCAAACCGGAAACGCCATTCTTGATCGACCGAACCGGCGCGCCGCCCGCGAGCGTCGCCAATACAACGATGGAGTCCCCCATGCCGTACAACCGTCGCTCGAAGCACATCACGCAAGGCGTGGCCCGTTCGCCGAATCGCTCGATGTATTACGCCCTCGGCTACCAGAAGGACGATTTCGACAAACCGATGATCGGCATCGCGAACGGCCATTCGACGATCACGCCGTGCAACTCAGGCCTGCAGCGGCTGTCGGACGCGGCCGTCGCGGCGGTAAAGGCGGCGGATGCGAACCCGCAGATCTTCGGCACGCCGACGATCTCGGACGGCATGTCGATGGGCACCGAAGGCATGAAGTACTCGCTCGTCTCGCGCGAAGTAATCGCCGACTGCATCGAGACCTGCGTGCAGGGCCAGTGGATGGACGGCGTGGTGGTGGTCGGCGGCTGCGACAAGAACATGCCTGGCGGCATGATCGCGCTCGCGCGGCTGAACGTGCCGGGCATCTATGTGTACGGCGGCACGATCCGGCCTGGCCACTGGAAAGGCCGCGACCTGACGATCGTGTCGTCGTTCGAGGCGGTCGGCGAGTTCACCGCGGGCCGGATGTCGCAGGAGGATTTCGAAGGGGTCGAGAAGAATGCGTGCCCGACGTCAGGGTCGTGCGGCGGGATGTACACCGCGAACACGATGAGCTCGTCGTTCGAAGCGCTCGGCATGTCGCTGATGTACTCGTCGACGATGGCGAATCCCGATCAGGAGAAGGTCGACTCGGCCGCCGAATCCGCGCGCGTGCTGGTCGAGGCCGTGAAGCGCGACCTGAAGCCGCGCGACATCATTACGCGGGAATCGATCGAGAACGCGGTGTCGCTGATCATGGCGACCGGTGGCTCGACCAACGCGGTGCTGCACTATCTCGCGATCGCGCACGCGGCCGAGGTCGATTGGACGATCGACGACTTCGAACGCATCCGCAAGCGCGTGCCGGTGATCTGCGACCTGAAACCGTCCGGCCAGTACGTCGCGACCGACCTGCACCAGGCCGGCGGCATCCCGCAGGTGCTGCGGATCCTGCTCGATGCGGGGCTGCTGCATGGCGACTGCATGACAATCACCGGCCGCACGATCGCCGAGGAGCTGAAGGACGTGCCGGGCGTGCCGCGCGCGGACCAGAAGGTGATCTTCCCGATCGATCGCGCATTGTACAAGGAAGGGCATCTCGCGATCCTGAAGGGCAACCTCGCGCAAGACGGTGCGGTCGCGAAGATCACCGGCCTGAAGAACCCGGTAATCACGGGTCCGGCGCGCGTGTTCGACGACGAGCAAAGCGCGATGGACGCGATCCTCGGCGACCGGATCCGCGCGGGCGACGTGCTGGTGCTGCGCTATCTCGGCCCGCAGGGCGGGCCGGGCATGCCGGAAATGCTCGCGCCGACGTCGGCGATCATCGGCAAGGGGCTCGGCGAATCGGTCGGCTTCATCACCGACGGCCGCTTCTCGGGCGGCACCTGGGGGATGGTGGTCGGGCATGTCGCGCCCGAAGCCTTCGTCGGCGGCACGATCGCGCTCGTGCAGGAAGGTGACTCGATCACGATCGATGCGCACCGGCTGGTGCTGCAGTTGAACGTCGACGACGCCGAGCTCGCCCGCCGGCGCGCCGCGTGGAAACAGCCGGCGCCGCGCTACACGCGTGGCGTGCTCGCGAAGTATGCGGCACTGGCCCGTCCGGCGAACAAGGGCGCCGTCACCGGCTGACGCAGCACGCAAGTCATGCGGCCCCATTGCAAATGGCCACCGGGGAAACGCGCAAAACGCGCTTTCCCTTTGCTTTTATAATGCGCGGACCGTGAAGCCGGCCGTTTCAGCCGGCGGAGAACCGCATGAAACAGACGATATTGCGCGCGCTGCTCGTGGCGCTGCTGACCGGCAGCGCGGCGGCGGCACACGCGGACCAGGCCGCCGACCAAGCCGCCAACGGACTCATGCTCGCGCAGCGCAAGAACTGCATGGCCTGCCATGCGGTCGGCAAGCCGCTGATGGGCCCGTCGTTCCACGACATCGCCGGCAAGTACGGGGCACGCGCCGACGCAGTCGATTACCT
The sequence above is a segment of the Burkholderia diffusa genome. Coding sequences within it:
- a CDS encoding LysR substrate-binding domain-containing protein; translation: MADPTPDLRQWRYFATVADERHFGRAAERLSMTQPPLSQAIRALEDALGVALFARTKRSVALTAVGAALLPDVRRLLAAADALPPLARRLARGEAGSLSLAFVSTADYGLLPSLLRAFGARYPQVRLQLAEATSDVQIDELVAGRIDAGLVIPPVPPRHAAALSYLPVVREPLVVAMPAAAAPGVSEDEPVHLAELAALPLVIFPRRLAPGFYDIITGCYGAAGATPRIGQEAIQMQTIVSLVSAGMGVALVPQSLRNLRRTGVVYRPLAGDAPVVETGLVWRTGDVSPVLAGFIDVVREHGLAA
- the ilvD gene encoding dihydroxy-acid dehydratase, which codes for MPYNRRSKHITQGVARSPNRSMYYALGYQKDDFDKPMIGIANGHSTITPCNSGLQRLSDAAVAAVKAADANPQIFGTPTISDGMSMGTEGMKYSLVSREVIADCIETCVQGQWMDGVVVVGGCDKNMPGGMIALARLNVPGIYVYGGTIRPGHWKGRDLTIVSSFEAVGEFTAGRMSQEDFEGVEKNACPTSGSCGGMYTANTMSSSFEALGMSLMYSSTMANPDQEKVDSAAESARVLVEAVKRDLKPRDIITRESIENAVSLIMATGGSTNAVLHYLAIAHAAEVDWTIDDFERIRKRVPVICDLKPSGQYVATDLHQAGGIPQVLRILLDAGLLHGDCMTITGRTIAEELKDVPGVPRADQKVIFPIDRALYKEGHLAILKGNLAQDGAVAKITGLKNPVITGPARVFDDEQSAMDAILGDRIRAGDVLVLRYLGPQGGPGMPEMLAPTSAIIGKGLGESVGFITDGRFSGGTWGMVVGHVAPEAFVGGTIALVQEGDSITIDAHRLVLQLNVDDAELARRRAAWKQPAPRYTRGVLAKYAALARPANKGAVTG
- a CDS encoding c-type cytochrome translates to MKQTILRALLVALLTGSAAAAHADQAADQAANGLMLAQRKNCMACHAVGKPLMGPSFHDIAGKYGARADAVDYLAQSIVKGSVGLWGGVPMPANTQLTSVEAHTLAQWVLSLH